In the Solibacillus sp. FSL K6-1523 genome, one interval contains:
- a CDS encoding histidine phosphatase family protein: MSKIIKYYRHAETIWNKEGRLQGWLDSELTERGIQQAKQVQWEPEIVFCSDLNRAYETAKYMFPNSIIHKSENLREIHLGHWQGCLISSLQNDGQYKCYMDSPHLFQNTTQESFQQVASRMLAFHENLDLIPYKKIAVISHGVALACFISALKNQGYESLWGNLLTGAACETITL; this comes from the coding sequence ATGTCGAAAATCATTAAGTATTACCGCCATGCTGAAACAATATGGAATAAAGAAGGACGATTGCAAGGATGGCTGGATTCAGAACTAACAGAACGAGGCATTCAACAGGCAAAACAAGTTCAGTGGGAACCAGAAATTGTATTTTGCAGTGATTTAAATCGAGCGTATGAAACAGCTAAGTATATGTTTCCAAATAGTATCATTCATAAAAGTGAAAACTTACGTGAAATTCATCTTGGTCATTGGCAAGGCTGTCTAATAAGCAGCCTGCAAAATGATGGGCAATATAAATGTTATATGGATTCACCACATTTGTTTCAAAATACTACACAAGAATCATTTCAACAAGTGGCGTCTCGAATGCTCGCGTTTCACGAAAATTTAGATCTCATACCATATAAAAAGATTGCGGTCATTTCGCATGGAGTAGCGCTTGCATGTTTCATCTCAGCGCTTAAAAACCAAGGTTACGAAAGTTTATGGGGAAATTTATTAACAGGTGCTGCTTGCGAAACGATTACGCTATAA
- a CDS encoding CBS domain-containing protein encodes MKNSDRFLTAFNRIDHSMREIAGAKDFMAFYRLVDLAKKKSPLVRKYEDELRSYADLRNAIVHNRTSMEYVIAEPHIEVVEKIEHIDEVLTKPKLVGQLFRKRVFTFQTTHSLQHILKAIRKQKYTQFPVYENHSFKGLITTVGVTNWLATSMAGARLPQHTPTLEDILKYENNNRNYKFISRFMTIYEAEEIFKQGVERGRRFEALLITEHGKPHQRLLGIVTPIDIMKVD; translated from the coding sequence GTGAAAAATTCTGATCGATTTTTAACGGCATTCAATCGCATTGATCATTCGATGAGAGAGATTGCTGGAGCAAAGGATTTTATGGCATTTTATCGTTTAGTAGACTTAGCTAAAAAGAAAAGTCCTCTTGTGCGAAAATACGAGGATGAATTGCGTTCTTATGCAGATTTGCGTAATGCGATTGTCCATAATCGAACGTCGATGGAATATGTGATTGCTGAACCACATATAGAAGTTGTTGAGAAAATCGAACATATTGATGAAGTGTTAACAAAACCGAAGCTTGTTGGCCAATTATTTAGAAAGCGTGTGTTCACATTTCAAACGACCCATTCACTGCAGCATATTTTGAAGGCTATTCGAAAACAAAAATATACGCAATTTCCTGTTTATGAAAATCACTCATTTAAAGGGTTGATCACGACAGTTGGGGTAACGAATTGGCTAGCAACGTCGATGGCTGGGGCACGTTTACCACAGCACACACCGACGCTAGAGGATATTTTGAAATATGAAAATAATAATCGGAACTATAAATTTATTAGTCGCTTTATGACCATTTATGAGGCGGAGGAAATCTTTAAGCAGGGGGTTGAGCGTGGTCGCCGCTTTGAGGCTTTGCTTATTACAGAACATGGAAAGCCCCATCAAAGGTTATTAGGAATTGTGACACCGATTGATATTATGAAGGTGGACTAG
- a CDS encoding pyridoxal phosphate-dependent aminotransferase, which yields MSLPSHGANASALYKAMGITMPQEVIDVSENVNVDGFPEKIKEHWPSLLSKLATYPDEQAEPFYTDIADFHKVSKSHVVVTNGAAEGLMVLAQFFRGKDIGLLEPSFSEYKRTLQQQNCTIHSIVAEDIVHYYFDEQALNELLLRVSAIYICNPNNPTGVLLKREWIEGLIQKYPHCDFVVDEAFIDWTDEAESVVALTNTYTNLFVLRSMTKMFGLAGVRLGYVIGKQAEKLRCFLPHWNVSNIAIELGSICLQEQQFIKESREKSEHLRVEMSVVLEELGCTVSNSSANFLLFKLPNGLNSAAFFSHLLRRGIVLRHTKNYVGLDGQWFRIAVKNEEIWAKCQEEIINYVENH from the coding sequence ATGTCATTGCCTTCACATGGGGCTAATGCATCGGCATTGTATAAGGCAATGGGTATTACAATGCCGCAAGAAGTAATTGATGTAAGTGAAAATGTTAATGTAGATGGGTTTCCTGAGAAAATTAAAGAGCATTGGCCTAGTTTACTGTCTAAATTAGCAACTTATCCAGATGAACAAGCCGAACCTTTTTATACGGATATAGCAGATTTCCACAAAGTTTCGAAATCACATGTTGTTGTAACGAACGGTGCGGCAGAAGGATTAATGGTATTAGCGCAATTTTTTAGAGGAAAAGATATTGGATTATTAGAACCATCTTTTTCAGAGTATAAAAGAACATTGCAGCAACAGAATTGCACAATTCATTCAATCGTTGCAGAGGATATTGTCCATTATTATTTTGATGAACAGGCATTAAATGAACTATTATTGCGCGTTTCAGCTATTTACATATGCAATCCAAATAATCCAACAGGTGTTTTATTAAAAAGGGAGTGGATAGAGGGATTAATACAAAAGTATCCGCATTGTGACTTTGTTGTAGATGAAGCTTTTATCGATTGGACTGACGAGGCGGAAAGTGTTGTTGCGTTAACGAATACATATACGAATTTATTTGTGTTGCGATCTATGACAAAAATGTTTGGGCTTGCGGGAGTTCGACTAGGTTATGTGATTGGGAAACAAGCAGAAAAGTTACGGTGTTTCTTACCACATTGGAATGTCAGCAATATTGCAATTGAACTTGGCTCGATTTGTTTACAGGAACAGCAATTTATAAAGGAATCTAGGGAGAAAAGTGAGCATTTGAGAGTGGAAATGAGCGTTGTATTGGAGGAATTAGGGTGTACAGTTTCGAATAGTTCGGCTAATTTCCTATTATTTAAATTACCAAATGGGCTAAATTCGGCGGCATTTTTTTCGCATTTACTGCGTCGTGGCATTGTGTTACGTCATACAAAAAATTACGTAGGGTTAGATGGACAGTGGTTCCGAATTGCCGTTAAAAACGAAGAAATCTGGGCGAAGTGTCAGGAAGAGATAATTAATTATGTCGAAAATCATTAA